One Suricata suricatta isolate VVHF042 chromosome X, meerkat_22Aug2017_6uvM2_HiC, whole genome shotgun sequence genomic region harbors:
- the LOC115284182 gene encoding protein SET-like, translating into MWAPPAKARKNINYDDYEADTSDKEHQEAVQRINAAQNEIDILNEEAGEEILKIEQKYNKLRQPFFQRRSEAIASIPHFWATTFVNHPQVSALLEKEDEEVLRYLARVEVMEFEDIKSGYRIDLYFDENPYFENKVLSREFRLNENGEPSSEFTEIKWKPGKDLTKRPSRTLAKASRKRKYDEPESFFTWFTDHPDANADELGELIKEDIWPNPLQYYLLTDSDDDSDEDSDDDSDDDDDDDDEEEEEEEEEDDDDDDDDEDNEEEEDEGEEDEADDDEEEVEEKEERETQRESRRGKRAKETQNSEQVSGSRPSAQSRARGSKNREIIT; encoded by the exons ATGTGGGCGCCGCCGGCCAAAGCCCGTAAAAATATCAACTACGACGACTACGAGGCCGATACGTCAGATAAAGAACATCAAGAAGCAGTTCAGCGTATCAACGCAGCACAGAATGAAATCGACATACTTAATGAAGAAGCCGGTGAAGAGATTCTGAAAATCGAACAGAAATATAACAAACTCCGCCAGCCATTTTTTCAGAGGAGGTCGGAAGCAATCGCCAGCATCCCACATTTCTGGGCAACAACATTTGTCAACCATCCACAAGTGTCTGCACTGCTTGAGAAGGAGGATGAAGAGGTGCTGCGTTATTTGGCAAGAGTCGAAGTGATGGAATTTGAAGATATCAAGTCAGGGTACAGAATAGATCTCTATTTTGACGAAAACCCTTACTTCGAAAATAAAGTTCTCTCCAGAGAATTTCGTCTGAATGAGAATGGTGAGCCATCTTCAGAGTTCACTGAAATCAAATGGAAACCTGGAAAGGATCTGACAAAACGGCCAAGTCGAACGCTGGCTAAAGCCAGCAGGAAGAGAAAGTATGACGAACCAGAGAGCTTTTTCACCTGGTTCACTGACCATCCTGACGCGAATGCAGATGAGTTAGGAGagctcatcaaagaagatatttgGCCAAATCCTCTACAGTACTACCTGCTTACTGATTCGGATGATGATTCGGATGAAGATTCGGATGATGATtcggatgatgatgatgatgatgatgatgaagaagaagaagaggaggaggaagaagatgatgatgatgatgatgatgatgaagacaaCGAAGAGGAGGAGGACGAAGGCGAAGAAGATGAAGCTGATGATGACGAGGAAGAAGTAGAGGAGAAGGAAG agagagagacgcagcGTGAGAGTCGGAGGGGCAAGAGAGcgaaggagacccagaattccgagcaggtttcaggctcccgGCCCTCAGCGCAGAGCCGGGCGCGGGGctccaagaaccgtgagatcattacctga